Proteins from a genomic interval of Raphanus sativus cultivar WK10039 unplaced genomic scaffold, ASM80110v3 Scaffold1028, whole genome shotgun sequence:
- the LOC130503583 gene encoding monothiol glutaredoxin-S10-like, whose amino-acid sequence MDVVARMASQSAVVIFSKSTCCMSHSIKRLFYEQGVSPAIVEIDQEMYGKDIEWSLARLGCSPPVPAVFVGGKFVGTANTVMTLHLDGSLKRLLKEAGALWL is encoded by the coding sequence ATGGATGTGGTAGCAAGAATGGCGTCACAAAGTGCAGTGGTGATATTTAGCAAGAGTACGTGCTGCATGTCTCATTCAATTAAACGGCTGTTTTATGAGCAAGGAGTAAGCCCTGCGATCGTCGAGATCGATCAGGAAATGTACGGTAAAGACATCGAATGGTCTTTGGCCCGGTTAGGATGCAGCCCTCCAGTTCCCGCAGTTTTCGTTGGAGGGAAATTCGTTGGTACGGCTAATACCGTCATGACTCTACATCTTGATGGGTCATTGAAAAGGTTACTCAAGGAAGCTGGTGCCCTGTGGCTTTAG